DNA from Bacteroidia bacterium:
GATTCGAACCGCTGTACGAGGTTTTGCAGACCTCTGCCTAGCCACTCGGCCACGGTACCTTTTTGTTAATGCGAATGCAAAAATAGCGAATATCTTTCCTAAATGCTGGCCATAATTAAAGATTGCCGGCTACAGTGCCACATGCACAACATTCTTTGTCTGAAAATATTCTTCATCAAAATAATCGGAAATGGGATAAACCATTACCCGCGCACGCTTTGGCAGCGCCCGCAACTCATCACTCAGGTCACCACCTTTGAGATAGAGGACGCCATTATACAGATGATTAAAAGAGGCTGTAATGATCTTGTCGCGGACAAGGTTGCAGAACTCCGGAAGCCGTGTAACTGCCCGGCCTGTAATGAAATCGAATTCATCCTCAACCTGCTCCACCCTCGTTTGCGCTACCTCAACATTGCCAAGTTCCAGGCGGGCCACCAGGTCTTTGGCCACCTTCACTTTTTTACCAATTGAATCTACTAAAAGAAAATGGCTGCCGGGGAAAAGTATGGCCAGCGGCAAACCGGGAAAACCGCCTCCTGTGCCCACATCCATTATTGTAGTGCCACCCTTGAAACTAATAATACGGGCAATGGCGAGGCTGTGCAGAATGTGCCGCTCCATCAGGTTCTCAATATCCTTGCGGCTTATCAGGTTGATCTTTTCGTTCCATTCCTTAATGCCGGTTTCGAGCGTCTGCAATTGCTGTTGCTGTTTGTCCGTAAGGCCGGGAAAGTATCG
Protein-coding regions in this window:
- the rsmG gene encoding 16S rRNA (guanine(527)-N(7))-methyltransferase RsmG; this translates as MKITRYFPGLTDKQQQQLQTLETGIKEWNEKINLISRKDIENLMERHILHSLAIARIISFKGGTTIMDVGTGGGFPGLPLAILFPGSHFLLVDSIGKKVKVAKDLVARLELGNVEVAQTRVEQVEDEFDFITGRAVTRLPEFCNLVRDKIITASFNHLYNGVLYLKGGDLSDELRALPKRARVMVYPISDYFDEEYFQTKNVVHVAL